A region of Streptomyces halobius DNA encodes the following proteins:
- a CDS encoding Zn-ribbon domain-containing OB-fold protein, with the protein MPRIRKPVVPGWFTQDTGDFRLLGTRCRSCGSVFFPREDVFCRNPGCAGDDLEEVPLSRHGTVWSYTDGRYRPPAPYVSDPDTEWRPYTLVAVELVAERMVVLGQAAPGVGVADLAVGAEVELVPGILNEDAEHTWTTWHWRPVTTAPGPETTA; encoded by the coding sequence GTGCCACGCATACGCAAACCCGTGGTGCCGGGCTGGTTCACTCAGGACACCGGGGACTTCCGGCTGCTGGGGACGCGGTGCCGGTCCTGCGGCTCGGTGTTCTTCCCGCGCGAGGACGTCTTCTGCCGCAATCCGGGCTGCGCGGGCGACGACCTGGAGGAGGTGCCGCTGTCCCGGCACGGCACGGTCTGGTCGTACACCGACGGGCGCTATCGCCCACCCGCCCCGTATGTCTCCGACCCTGACACCGAGTGGCGGCCGTACACCCTGGTCGCGGTGGAGCTGGTGGCGGAGCGGATGGTGGTCCTCGGGCAGGCCGCGCCCGGTGTCGGCGTCGCGGATCTGGCGGTGGGCGCGGAGGTGGAGCTGGTGCCGGGGATCCTCAACGAGGACGCCGAGCACACGTGGACGACATGGCACTGGCGGCCGGTCACGACCGCCCCCGGGCCGGAAACAACCGCATGA
- a CDS encoding M15 family metallopeptidase, which produces MPRLAAALRGLAVAAAALMTVAALPSGAAAGAAHRTASPSKAPEEFVALREVDPTIIQEMRYFTPHNFVGVPVDGYRRPKCILTRDAAQALHRAQLSFLRRGFTLKVYDCYRPQRAVDHFVRWAKDLDDERMKAEFYPRVDKSRLFDDGYIAAKSGHSRGSTLDVTLVRLPALPTRPYVPGEPLTPCYGPKAERFPDNSLDMGTGFDCFDTLSHTLDPRIRGKQLRNRLLLKHGLERAGFMNLPEEWWHYTFQPETFPDTYFDFPVE; this is translated from the coding sequence ATGCCGAGACTCGCTGCCGCGCTGCGCGGCCTGGCCGTCGCTGCCGCTGCCCTGATGACCGTCGCCGCGCTGCCGTCGGGCGCGGCGGCGGGGGCCGCCCATCGGACGGCGTCCCCGTCCAAGGCTCCTGAGGAGTTCGTCGCACTGCGTGAGGTGGACCCCACCATCATTCAGGAAATGCGCTACTTCACGCCGCACAACTTCGTGGGCGTACCGGTGGACGGCTATCGCAGGCCGAAATGCATACTGACGCGGGACGCCGCTCAGGCTCTGCACCGTGCTCAACTCTCCTTTCTCAGGCGAGGTTTCACGCTGAAGGTCTACGACTGCTACCGGCCGCAGCGCGCCGTGGACCATTTCGTCCGGTGGGCCAAGGATCTCGACGACGAGCGGATGAAGGCCGAGTTCTATCCGCGCGTGGACAAGTCGCGGCTGTTCGACGACGGGTACATCGCCGCCAAGTCCGGGCACAGCAGGGGAAGTACGCTCGATGTGACGCTGGTCAGGCTGCCCGCGCTGCCCACTCGCCCGTATGTCCCGGGTGAGCCGCTGACGCCTTGTTACGGGCCGAAGGCCGAGCGCTTCCCGGACAACTCCCTCGACATGGGGACCGGGTTCGACTGCTTCGATACGCTCTCGCACACCCTCGATCCGCGTATTCGCGGGAAGCAGTTGAGGAACCGGCTGCTGCTCAAGCACGGGCTGGAGCGGGCCGGGTTCATGAATCTCCCGGAGGAATGGTGGCACTACACCTTCCAGCCGGAGACCTTTCCGGATACCTATTTCGACTTCCCTGTCGAGTGA
- a CDS encoding glycoside hydrolase family 31 protein has protein sequence MDGRDLVRSVRMVKAVGPAQGLRSVRTAWRRRRADALALPRRVSERARVPGAARGAESRPGGGLIRFARSSLRVRVASGGAVFCGWDGAGPEPSYALAGACPAADTRAVLEPDTEGGWRIVSERVMVAVSRHGAVEVRTPGGAVLRRELPPRWWDRTDEHAEGREPGGGGSRWVQRSEVAADARFFGLGGRAHGPRLRDGAYRLWNTDPGGAFEPGDDPLSLTMPVQLVVADAGTHLVFHDNSWDGRVTLREGAEGAGSGHDRPGTCEVRMDGGPLRYWVLAGTPARVLLGWTALTGAPALPPRWALGYQHARWGFGDAAEVRRVVAGYKEHELPLSAVHLDIDHYDRHRVFTVDRKRFPDLPGLAGELRGEGVRLVSIVDPAVRAEPGDAVYDAGVAAAAFVRDARGREVRGVVWPGESVFPDFTDARVRKWWGGLYAERLAQGFAGVWHDMNEPVLFAPFGESTLPRSARHALEGRGGDHREAHNVYGLAMARAGFEALCELRPDERPFLFSRSGWAGLQRYGGTWSGDAATGWPGLRASLSLVLGLGLCGVPYSGPDIGGFSAVPSRELYLRWFQLGAYLPLFRTHSAIWAGRREPWEFGPEVLAHARAALRERERLLPYFGTLAQLARLTGAPYVRPVWWNAPRDRALRDCEDAFLLGDALLVAPVLEPEVRRRAVRLPRGRWYDTATGRAYDGPGQVLVESPLSRIPVLARAGAVLPVAGADGGTELEAWAPVAGRGGVGVVVRDAGDGWQRPTVERFVSRLEGGRVVVERRDGGAVGYPVRVRGPAGG, from the coding sequence ATGGACGGGCGTGATCTGGTGCGGTCGGTACGGATGGTCAAGGCGGTCGGGCCGGCGCAGGGGCTGCGGTCCGTGCGGACGGCGTGGCGCCGGCGGAGGGCGGACGCGCTGGCGCTGCCGCGGCGGGTCTCGGAGCGGGCGCGGGTGCCGGGGGCCGCGCGCGGCGCCGAATCGCGGCCGGGCGGCGGGCTGATCCGGTTCGCCCGGTCGTCGCTGCGGGTGCGGGTCGCGTCGGGAGGCGCGGTGTTCTGCGGCTGGGACGGTGCCGGGCCGGAGCCCTCGTACGCGCTGGCCGGGGCGTGTCCCGCGGCGGACACCCGGGCGGTGCTGGAGCCGGACACGGAGGGCGGCTGGCGGATCGTCTCGGAGCGGGTGATGGTGGCGGTGTCCCGGCACGGCGCGGTCGAGGTGCGCACGCCCGGCGGTGCGGTGCTGCGGCGGGAGCTGCCGCCCCGTTGGTGGGACCGTACGGACGAGCACGCGGAGGGGCGGGAGCCGGGCGGGGGCGGCTCCCGGTGGGTGCAGCGCTCGGAGGTGGCGGCCGACGCGCGGTTCTTCGGGCTGGGCGGACGGGCGCACGGACCACGGCTGCGGGACGGTGCGTACCGGCTGTGGAACACCGACCCGGGCGGTGCGTTCGAGCCGGGCGACGATCCGCTGTCGCTGACGATGCCGGTGCAGCTGGTGGTGGCGGACGCCGGGACGCATCTGGTCTTCCATGACAACTCCTGGGACGGCCGGGTGACGCTGCGCGAAGGCGCGGAGGGCGCCGGCTCCGGGCACGACCGGCCGGGCACCTGTGAGGTGCGGATGGACGGTGGGCCGCTGCGCTACTGGGTGCTGGCCGGCACCCCGGCCCGGGTGCTGCTGGGCTGGACCGCGCTGACCGGCGCACCCGCCCTGCCGCCCCGATGGGCGCTGGGGTATCAGCACGCCCGCTGGGGGTTCGGTGACGCGGCGGAGGTACGCCGGGTGGTGGCCGGCTACAAGGAGCACGAACTTCCGCTGTCCGCCGTCCACTTGGACATCGATCACTACGACCGGCACCGGGTCTTCACCGTCGACCGGAAGCGGTTCCCGGATCTGCCGGGGCTGGCCGGGGAGCTGCGCGGCGAGGGGGTGCGGCTGGTGTCGATCGTGGATCCGGCGGTGCGGGCGGAGCCGGGCGACGCGGTGTACGACGCCGGGGTGGCGGCCGCCGCGTTCGTCCGGGACGCGCGCGGGCGGGAGGTGCGCGGTGTGGTGTGGCCGGGTGAGTCGGTGTTCCCCGATTTCACCGATGCGCGGGTGCGCAAGTGGTGGGGCGGGCTGTACGCGGAGCGGCTGGCGCAGGGGTTCGCGGGGGTGTGGCACGACATGAACGAGCCGGTCTTGTTCGCGCCGTTCGGCGAGTCGACGCTGCCGCGCTCGGCCCGGCACGCCCTGGAGGGCCGGGGCGGCGACCACCGGGAGGCGCACAACGTCTACGGGCTGGCGATGGCGCGGGCGGGCTTCGAGGCGCTGTGCGAGCTGCGGCCCGACGAGCGGCCGTTCCTGTTCTCGCGGTCCGGCTGGGCGGGGTTGCAGCGGTACGGGGGCACCTGGTCGGGGGATGCGGCGACGGGCTGGCCGGGGCTGCGGGCGTCGCTGTCGCTGGTCCTGGGGCTGGGGCTGTGCGGGGTGCCGTACAGCGGGCCCGATATCGGCGGGTTCTCCGCGGTGCCGTCCCGGGAGCTGTATCTGCGCTGGTTCCAGCTGGGCGCGTATCTGCCGCTGTTCCGTACCCATTCGGCGATCTGGGCGGGGCGGCGGGAGCCGTGGGAGTTCGGGCCCGAGGTGCTGGCGCATGCCCGCGCGGCGCTGCGCGAACGGGAGCGGCTGCTGCCGTATTTCGGGACGTTGGCGCAGTTGGCGCGGCTGACGGGGGCGCCGTACGTCCGCCCGGTGTGGTGGAACGCGCCGCGCGACCGGGCGCTGCGGGACTGCGAGGACGCCTTTCTGCTGGGCGACGCGTTGCTGGTGGCGCCGGTGCTGGAGCCGGAGGTGCGGCGGCGGGCGGTGCGGCTGCCGCGCGGGCGGTGGTACGACACCGCGACCGGGCGGGCGTATGACGGCCCGGGGCAGGTGCTGGTCGAGTCGCCACTGTCGCGGATTCCGGTGCTGGCGCGGGCGGGTGCGGTGCTGCCGGTGGCGGGCGCGGACGGCGGGACGGAGCTGGAGGCGTGGGCGCCGGTGGCCGGGCGCGGGGGCGTCGGGGTGGTGGTGCGGGACGCGGGGGACGGCTGGCAGCGGCCGACGGTGGAGCGGTTCGTCTCGCGGCTGGAGGGGGGCCGGGTGGTCGTGGAGCGGCGGGACGGGGGCGCGGTGGGGTATCCGGTGCGGGTGCGGGGGCCGGCGGGCGGGTAG
- a CDS encoding acetoacetate--CoA ligase has product MTTAPQSAAQPEPQPQPLWQPGPDRVAGARVTRFHTWAAEHHGAPAPTPGAPAANYAALHRWSVDELAAFWQATAEWFDVRFTTPYETVLADRTMPGARWFPGATLNYAEHALRTAEDPARADTPALLHVDETHEPTPVTWTDLRAQVGSLAAELRRLGVRPGDRVGGYVPNIPQAVVALLATAAVGGVWTSCAPDFGARSVLDRFQQIEPVVLFTVDGYRYGGKEHDRRDTVAEIRRELPTLQAVIHIPLLGTPAPEGALNWSDLISYVTEPVFEQVPFDHPLWVLYSSGTTGLPKAIVQSQGGILLEHLKQTGLHCDLGPDDRFFWYTSTGWMMWNFLVGGLLVGATIVLYDGSPGHPDIAAQWRVAARTRTTVFGTSAAYVMACRKAGIHPARDFDLSAVTCVATTGSPLPPDGFRWLHDRFAEDGTDLWTASVSGGTDVCSCFAGAVPTLPVHIGELQAACLGTDLQSWDPQGKPLTDEVGELVVTNPMPSMPLRFWNDPDGSRYHDSYFDMYPGVWRHGDWITLTSRGSVVIHGRSDSTLNRQGVRMGSADIYEAVERLPEIRESLVIGLELPDGGYWMPLFVHLAPGATLDDALRTRIKQTIREQLSPRHVPDDIIEAPGVPHTLTGKRIEVPVKRLLQGTPLDKAVNPGSVDDLELLRFYERIARDRAK; this is encoded by the coding sequence ATGACCACCGCACCGCAGTCCGCCGCCCAGCCGGAACCGCAGCCGCAACCCCTCTGGCAGCCCGGCCCGGACCGCGTCGCCGGCGCACGGGTCACCCGCTTCCACACCTGGGCCGCCGAACACCACGGTGCGCCCGCCCCCACCCCCGGCGCCCCGGCCGCGAACTACGCCGCCCTGCACCGCTGGTCCGTCGACGAGCTCGCCGCCTTCTGGCAGGCCACCGCCGAATGGTTCGACGTCCGCTTCACCACCCCGTACGAAACCGTCCTCGCCGACCGAACGATGCCCGGCGCGCGCTGGTTCCCCGGCGCCACCCTCAACTACGCCGAGCACGCCCTGCGCACCGCCGAGGACCCGGCCCGCGCCGACACCCCCGCACTGCTCCACGTCGACGAGACCCACGAGCCCACCCCGGTCACCTGGACGGACCTGCGCGCCCAGGTCGGTTCGCTGGCTGCCGAACTCCGCCGCCTCGGCGTGCGCCCCGGCGACCGGGTCGGCGGCTATGTCCCCAACATCCCGCAGGCCGTCGTCGCCCTCCTCGCCACCGCCGCGGTCGGCGGCGTCTGGACCTCCTGCGCCCCCGACTTCGGCGCCCGCAGCGTCCTGGACCGCTTCCAGCAGATCGAACCGGTCGTCCTGTTCACCGTCGACGGCTACCGCTACGGCGGCAAGGAACACGACCGGCGCGACACCGTCGCCGAGATCCGCCGCGAACTGCCCACCCTCCAGGCCGTCATCCACATCCCGCTCCTCGGCACCCCCGCCCCCGAAGGCGCCCTGAACTGGTCCGACCTGATCTCCTATGTCACCGAACCGGTCTTCGAACAGGTCCCCTTCGACCACCCGCTGTGGGTCCTGTACTCCTCCGGCACCACCGGCCTGCCCAAGGCCATCGTCCAGTCCCAGGGCGGCATCCTGCTGGAACACCTCAAGCAGACCGGCCTGCACTGCGACCTCGGCCCCGACGACCGGTTCTTCTGGTACACCTCCACCGGCTGGATGATGTGGAACTTCCTCGTCGGCGGCCTCCTGGTGGGCGCCACGATCGTGCTCTACGACGGCAGCCCCGGCCACCCCGACATCGCCGCCCAGTGGCGGGTCGCCGCCCGCACCCGCACCACCGTCTTCGGCACCTCCGCCGCCTACGTCATGGCCTGCCGCAAAGCCGGCATCCACCCCGCCCGCGACTTCGACCTGTCCGCCGTCACCTGCGTCGCCACCACCGGCTCCCCGCTCCCGCCCGACGGCTTCCGCTGGCTGCACGACCGCTTCGCGGAGGACGGCACCGACCTGTGGACGGCCTCCGTCAGCGGCGGCACCGACGTCTGCAGCTGCTTCGCCGGCGCCGTCCCCACCCTCCCCGTCCACATCGGCGAACTCCAGGCCGCTTGCCTCGGCACCGACCTCCAGTCCTGGGACCCCCAGGGCAAACCCCTCACCGACGAGGTCGGCGAACTCGTCGTCACCAACCCCATGCCGTCCATGCCCCTCCGCTTCTGGAACGACCCCGACGGCAGCCGCTACCACGACAGCTACTTCGACATGTACCCCGGCGTCTGGCGGCACGGCGACTGGATCACGCTCACCTCCCGCGGCTCCGTCGTCATCCACGGCCGCTCCGACTCCACCCTCAACCGTCAGGGCGTCCGCATGGGTTCCGCGGACATCTACGAGGCCGTCGAACGCCTCCCCGAGATCCGCGAATCCCTGGTCATCGGCCTGGAACTGCCCGACGGCGGCTACTGGATGCCGCTCTTCGTCCACCTCGCCCCCGGCGCCACCCTGGACGACGCCCTGCGCACCCGCATCAAACAGACCATCCGCGAACAGCTCTCCCCCCGCCACGTCCCCGACGACATCATCGAAGCCCCCGGCGTGCCGCACACCCTCACCGGCAAGCGGATCGAGGTCCCCGTCAAACGCCTCCTCCAGGGCACCCCCCTCGACAAGGCCGTCAACCCGGGCTCCGTCGACGACCTCGAACTTCTCCGCTTCTACGAGCGCATCGCCCGCGACCGCGCGAAGTAG
- the ptsP gene encoding phosphoenolpyruvate--protein phosphotransferase — METTLRGVGVSHGVAIGEVRHMGTAVLEPPAKQIPADEAEREQGRARQAVEAVAADLIARGNLAGGEAQAVLEAQAMMAQDPELMADVERRIAVGSTAERGVYDAFAAYRALLAGAGEYLAGRVADLDDVRNRIVARLLGVPMPGVPDSDEPYVLIARDLAPADTALLDPALVLGFVTEEGGPTSHSAILARALGVPAVVALPGAGELVEGTVIAVDGSTGEVFVDPSAEKRAAMEQAAAARKAALAAASGPGATSDGHKVPLLANVGGPADVPAAVEAGAEGVGLFRTEFLFLDDSKQAPSEEKQAEAYRKVLEAFPEGRVVVRVLDAGADKPLDFLTPGDEPNPALGVRGLRTLLDHPEVLRTQLTALAKAVEGLPVYLEVMAPMVADRIDARAFADACRDAGLRAKFGAMVEIPSAALRARSILQEVEFLSLGTNDLAQYTFAADRQVGAVSRLQDPWQPALLDLVAASAEAAKAEGKSCGVCGEAAADPLLACVLTGLGVTSLSMGAASIPYVRATLAKHTLAQCERAAAAARAADTADDARAAAQAVLSGE; from the coding sequence ATGGAGACAACGCTGCGAGGCGTCGGCGTGAGCCACGGTGTGGCGATAGGCGAGGTGCGGCACATGGGGACGGCGGTTCTGGAGCCGCCGGCCAAGCAGATTCCGGCGGACGAGGCGGAGCGCGAACAGGGGCGTGCCCGCCAAGCCGTGGAAGCCGTGGCCGCCGATCTGATCGCGCGGGGCAACCTGGCGGGCGGCGAGGCGCAGGCCGTGCTGGAGGCGCAGGCCATGATGGCTCAGGACCCTGAGCTGATGGCGGACGTGGAGAGGCGGATCGCCGTTGGCAGTACGGCCGAGCGCGGGGTGTATGACGCGTTCGCCGCCTATCGGGCGCTGCTGGCGGGGGCCGGGGAGTATCTCGCCGGGCGGGTCGCCGACCTCGATGATGTGCGGAATCGTATCGTCGCCCGGCTGTTGGGCGTGCCGATGCCGGGGGTGCCGGACAGTGACGAGCCGTATGTGCTGATCGCGCGGGATCTGGCGCCGGCCGACACGGCGCTGCTGGACCCGGCGCTGGTGCTCGGGTTCGTCACCGAGGAGGGCGGGCCGACCAGTCACAGCGCGATTCTCGCGCGGGCGCTGGGGGTGCCGGCCGTGGTCGCGCTGCCGGGTGCGGGTGAGCTGGTCGAGGGCACGGTGATCGCCGTGGACGGCAGCACCGGTGAGGTCTTCGTCGACCCGAGTGCCGAGAAGCGGGCGGCGATGGAGCAGGCGGCGGCGGCGCGGAAGGCGGCGCTGGCCGCCGCGTCCGGGCCGGGGGCCACCTCGGACGGGCACAAGGTGCCGCTGCTGGCCAATGTCGGCGGTCCGGCGGATGTGCCGGCGGCGGTCGAGGCGGGTGCGGAAGGCGTCGGTCTGTTCCGGACCGAGTTCCTGTTCCTGGACGACAGCAAGCAGGCGCCTTCGGAGGAGAAGCAGGCCGAGGCGTACCGGAAGGTGCTGGAAGCCTTTCCCGAGGGCCGGGTTGTCGTGCGGGTGCTGGATGCCGGTGCGGACAAGCCGCTGGACTTCCTGACGCCGGGTGATGAGCCGAACCCGGCGCTGGGCGTGCGGGGGCTGCGCACGCTGCTGGACCACCCCGAGGTGTTGCGGACGCAGCTCACGGCACTGGCCAAGGCTGTCGAGGGGCTGCCGGTCTACCTTGAGGTCATGGCCCCGATGGTGGCGGACCGGATCGACGCCAGGGCGTTCGCGGACGCGTGCCGGGATGCCGGTCTGCGGGCGAAGTTCGGCGCGATGGTGGAGATTCCGTCCGCGGCTCTTCGGGCGCGGTCGATTCTGCAGGAGGTGGAGTTCCTTTCGCTGGGGACGAATGACCTCGCGCAGTACACCTTTGCGGCGGACCGTCAGGTGGGTGCGGTGTCGCGGTTGCAGGATCCGTGGCAGCCGGCGCTGCTGGATCTCGTGGCGGCTTCGGCCGAGGCTGCGAAGGCCGAGGGCAAGAGCTGTGGTGTGTGTGGTGAGGCGGCAGCCGATCCGCTGTTGGCGTGTGTGCTGACGGGGCTCGGTGTCACCAGCCTTTCGATGGGTGCGGCGTCGATTCCGTATGTGCGGGCGACGCTGGCCAAGCACACGCTGGCGCAGTGTGAGCGTGCGGCGGCCGCGGCGCGGGCCGCGGACACCGCGGACGATGCGCGGGCCGCCGCGCAGGCGGTGCTCTCCGGGGAGTGA
- a CDS encoding PTS sugar transporter subunit IIA → MTIVTSPIAGRAIGLAAVPDPVFSGAMVGPGTAIDPTREPSEAVAPVDGVVVSLHPHAFVVVDGEGHGVLTHLGIDTVQLNGEGFELLVNKGDTVQRGQAVVRWDPAAVEEAGKSAVCPVVALEATADSLGDLREDGDVKAGDSLFSWQ, encoded by the coding sequence ATGACCATCGTGACGTCCCCGATCGCAGGACGCGCCATCGGACTCGCGGCTGTGCCCGATCCGGTGTTCTCCGGAGCGATGGTGGGTCCCGGTACCGCCATCGACCCCACTCGTGAGCCGTCCGAGGCCGTTGCGCCCGTGGACGGTGTTGTCGTATCGCTTCACCCGCACGCGTTCGTCGTGGTCGACGGCGAGGGGCACGGCGTGCTCACCCACCTCGGTATCGACACCGTGCAGCTCAATGGCGAGGGCTTTGAGCTGCTCGTCAACAAGGGTGACACCGTGCAGCGCGGCCAGGCCGTCGTGCGCTGGGATCCGGCCGCGGTCGAAGAGGCCGGTAAGTCGGCGGTGTGCCCGGTCGTCGCGCTGGAGGCCACGGCGGACTCGCTGGGTGATCTGCGTGAGGACGGCGACGTCAAGGCGGGCGACTCGCTCTTCTCCTGGCAGTAG
- a CDS encoding CDP-alcohol phosphatidyltransferase family protein: protein MEVQETRVQTDRVLTIPNILSMARLVGVPVFLWLVLWPEFGGPTVDHWALLVLALSGVSDYLDGKLARRWNQVSSLGRILDPAADRLYILSTLVGLTWRDILPIWLTAALLARELMLLIAIGFLGRHGYGPPQVNFLGKAATFNLMYAFPLLLLSDGSSWLHTLAAIFGWAFAGWGTALYWWAGILYVVQVRRLIRADTTAD from the coding sequence GTGGAGGTCCAGGAGACGCGGGTCCAGACGGATCGCGTCCTCACCATCCCGAACATTCTGAGCATGGCTCGCCTGGTCGGCGTGCCGGTGTTCCTGTGGTTGGTCCTGTGGCCGGAATTCGGCGGTCCCACGGTCGACCACTGGGCGCTGCTCGTCCTCGCCCTCAGCGGTGTCAGCGACTACCTGGACGGGAAGCTCGCCCGGCGCTGGAACCAGGTCAGCAGCCTGGGCCGGATCCTCGACCCCGCCGCCGACCGCCTCTACATTCTCTCCACCCTCGTCGGCCTGACCTGGCGTGACATTCTGCCGATCTGGCTCACTGCTGCCCTGCTGGCGCGTGAACTGATGCTGTTGATCGCCATCGGATTCCTCGGACGCCACGGTTACGGACCGCCCCAGGTGAACTTTCTGGGCAAAGCGGCTACGTTCAACTTGATGTATGCCTTCCCGTTGCTCCTGCTGAGCGACGGAAGTAGCTGGCTTCACACGCTCGCTGCTATTTTCGGATGGGCGTTCGCCGGATGGGGTACCGCGCTCTACTGGTGGGCAGGGATCCTCTACGTGGTTCAGGTCCGCCGACTCATCAGGGCGGACACCACTGCCGACTGA